The following are encoded in a window of Castanea sativa cultivar Marrone di Chiusa Pesio chromosome 9, ASM4071231v1 genomic DNA:
- the LOC142610933 gene encoding serine carboxypeptidase-like 45: MQHKSWIIIGTIYATLVQVCLTLESTSGDDKIVSLPGQPKVNFQQYGGYITINERQHRALFYYFAEAEREPASKPLVLWLNGGPGCSSIGAGAFCEHGPFRPSGDILVRNDYSWNKEANMLYLESPAGVGFSFSANKSFYNSVNDELTAQDNLEFLQRWFTKFPEYKGRDLFITGESYAGHYVPQLAQLIIKQNVKFNLKGIAIGNPLLEFNIDFNSRAEFFWSHGLISDSTYEIFTSICNFSQIRRQSASGTLTPVCSGVIRQVSREVSDFVDTYDVTLDVCLPSVLSQAQVLNQLQDTEKIDVCVEDETNKYLNRKDVQQAFHARLVGVSNWTICSDVVKYEMQNLEIPTIHVLGELAKSGIRVLVYSGDQDSVVPLTGTRTLVNGLAKELGLNTTVPYRTWFGGTQVAGWTQVYGNILSFATIRGAAHEAPFTQPKRSLVLFSSFLAGKTMPESPLLTEH; encoded by the exons atgcAACATAAATCATGGATTATCATCGGAACAATCTATGCAACTCTTGTGCAAGTATGCCTAACTCTTGAGTCCACTTCGGGAGATGATAAGATAGTCAGCTTGCCAGGGCAGCCAAAGGTTAATTTCCAGCAATATGGGGGATACATAACCATTAATGAAAGACAACACAGAGctcttttttactattttgcTGAAGCAGAAAGAGAACCAGCTTCAAAACCTTTAGTACTTTGGTTAAATGGAG GTCCTGGTTGTTCATCAATTGGTGCCGGAGCATTTTGTGAGCATGGACCCTTTAGACCAAGTGGAGACATTCTGGTCAGAAATGATTATAGCTGGAATAAAG AGGCAAATATGTTATACCTGGAATCCCCAGCAGGAGTTGGATTCTCCTTCTCTGCTAATAAATCTTTCTACAACTCCGTGAACGATGAACTCACAG CACAAGATAATCTCGAGTTCCTTCAGAGATGGTTCACAAAATTCCCAGAATACAAAGGTAGAGATTTGTTCATCACAGGGGAGAGTTATGCAG GACATTATGTTCCACAACTCGCACAGCTCATTATTAAACAAAATGTGAAGTTCAATCTCAAGGGCATAGCT ATAGGGAATCCTCTACTGGAGTTCAATATTGATTTCAACTCCAGGGCTGAGTTCTTTTGGTCTCACGGATTGATATCCGATTCAACTTATGAAATTTTCACTTCCATCTGTAATTTCTCCCAAATCAGAAGACAGTCAGCAAGTGGCACTCTCACTCCTGTTTGCTCTGGAGTAATAAGACAAGTTTCAAGAGAAGTTAGTGACTTTGTCGACACGTATGATGTCACTCTTGATGTCTGTTTACCATCAGTTCTTTCACAAGCCCAGGTGTTGAATCAACTG CAAGATACGGAGAAAATAGATGTTTGTGTGGAAGATGAAACAAATAAGTACTTGAACCGGAAAGACGTACAGCAGGCTTTCCATGCTCGACTTGTTGGAGTCTCCAATTGGACTATTTGCAGCGA CGTCGTCAAATATGAAATGCAAAATCTTGAAATACCTACAATCCATGTTCTGGGTGAGCTTGCCAAATCAGGCATCCGGGTCTTAGTATACag TGGAGACCAAGATTCAGTTGTCCCACTTACTGGGACACGAACACTCGTAAATGGACTTGCCAAGGAGTTGGGACTGAATACAACTGTGCCTTACAGAACGTGGTTTGGCGGAACACAG GTTGCTGGTTGGACACAAGTATATGGCAATATCTTATCTTTCGCAACCATTAGAGGAGCAGCTCATGAAGCTCCATTTACACAGCCAAAGAGATCACTTGTGCTATTTAGTTCATTTTTGGCAGGAAAGACAATGCCAGAATCACCCTTATTGACTGAGCATTGA